The Planococcus donghaensis genome contains a region encoding:
- a CDS encoding ABC transporter permease yields MKKRYLIPTLIILSIISLFVGVSSISIVDLFDFQSEETQIFLISRLPRLVAILLAGAGMSMAGLIMQQLSRNKFVSPTTAGTLDATRLGILVSMLLFANASMLEKMTVAFAFALAGTFLFMQILNRIKFKDAIFIPLVGLMFGNILSSITTFFAYRADVIQNMSAWLQGDFSMVMKGSYELLYISVPVFVIAYLYANRFTVAGMGEDFSKNLGMKYRSVVNIGLTLVALITATVVLTVGVIPFLGLIIPNIVSIFKGDHLQKTLPHTAMLGAIFLLVCDILGRVLIYPYEISISLMVGVIGSFIFLFLLFRRKAYA; encoded by the coding sequence ATGAAAAAACGCTATTTAATACCAACATTAATCATACTGTCGATCATTTCCTTGTTTGTCGGAGTGAGTAGTATCAGCATAGTTGATTTGTTTGACTTCCAATCGGAAGAGACACAAATATTCTTAATCAGTCGTCTGCCGCGGCTGGTTGCGATTTTACTAGCAGGTGCAGGAATGAGTATGGCAGGACTCATTATGCAGCAGTTAAGTCGCAATAAATTCGTGTCTCCAACAACAGCAGGTACATTAGATGCTACTCGGCTTGGGATTCTCGTATCCATGCTTTTGTTCGCGAATGCATCGATGCTAGAAAAAATGACAGTAGCTTTTGCTTTTGCACTTGCTGGGACATTTCTTTTTATGCAAATTCTTAACCGCATCAAATTTAAAGATGCGATATTTATTCCTTTAGTTGGGTTGATGTTTGGGAATATCTTGTCGTCCATTACAACATTTTTCGCTTATCGAGCAGATGTTATTCAAAACATGTCTGCTTGGTTACAAGGTGACTTTTCCATGGTTATGAAAGGAAGTTATGAACTTCTTTACATCAGTGTTCCGGTATTTGTTATCGCCTATCTCTACGCGAATCGATTTACGGTAGCGGGTATGGGGGAAGACTTCTCAAAGAATTTGGGGATGAAGTACCGCAGTGTTGTAAACATCGGATTGACACTCGTAGCTTTGATTACGGCGACAGTTGTTTTGACGGTAGGGGTTATCCCGTTTCTTGGGTTGATCATCCCAAATATCGTCTCAATTTTCAAAGGAGATCATCTTCAAAAAACATTGCCGCATACCGCGATGCTTGGCGCGATTTTCTTATTAGTGTGCGATATTTTAGGAAGAGTGCTGATTTACCCGTACGAAATTTCCATCAGTTTGATGGTAGGCGTGATCGGCAGCTTTATTTTCCTCTTCTTGTTGTTTAGGAGGAAAGCATATGCGTGA
- a CDS encoding iron chelate uptake ABC transporter family permease subunit encodes MRDLHKMLILIGLALAACAVYLFQDLNGSFDYALPRRGVKVFAMVLTGVAIAYATVVFQTITHNRILTPSIMGLDSLYMLLQTLLVFFLGSSHVTIVNKQVNFMLSIAVMVIFALLFYRLLFKKNDRPIYFLLLVGIICGTFFGSITTFLQVLIDPNEFSIIQDRMFASFNNVNADLVWTSLVVITLLIAFAWKQNASLDVLTLGRDTAINLGVNYDALVKQMLVLSAVLIAIATALVGPITFFGLIVANLSYQFFTSYKHSVLLTGAIIISVIALVGGQWVVERIFTFNTTLSVIINFIGGIYFIYLLLKESRSK; translated from the coding sequence ATGCGTGATTTACATAAAATGCTCATCCTAATTGGCCTAGCTTTAGCGGCTTGTGCTGTGTATTTGTTTCAAGATTTAAACGGAAGTTTTGATTATGCGCTGCCAAGACGCGGCGTGAAAGTGTTTGCGATGGTGTTAACGGGTGTAGCTATTGCTTATGCAACAGTCGTTTTTCAAACCATTACTCATAACCGGATATTAACACCAAGCATTATGGGCTTGGATTCACTTTATATGTTGCTTCAAACCTTGCTGGTCTTCTTCTTGGGATCAAGCCACGTGACAATTGTGAACAAGCAAGTGAACTTCATGTTGTCGATTGCCGTCATGGTCATCTTTGCCTTGTTGTTTTACCGTTTGCTGTTTAAAAAGAACGATCGCCCCATTTACTTTCTCTTGTTAGTGGGAATTATTTGTGGAACTTTCTTTGGAAGCATTACAACATTCTTGCAAGTGCTCATCGACCCAAACGAGTTTTCGATTATTCAAGATCGTATGTTTGCGAGCTTTAACAATGTTAACGCCGATTTGGTTTGGACGTCGCTTGTCGTCATCACCTTATTGATCGCTTTTGCTTGGAAGCAAAATGCTTCTTTAGATGTTTTGACACTGGGTCGTGATACAGCGATTAATCTAGGGGTCAATTACGATGCGTTAGTTAAACAAATGCTTGTATTATCAGCCGTGTTAATCGCCATTGCGACGGCACTTGTTGGACCCATTACTTTTTTTGGTTTGATTGTCGCGAATTTATCCTACCAGTTCTTTACGTCATATAAACATTCGGTGTTATTGACGGGAGCGATTATCATCAGTGTCATCGCTTTAGTTGGTGGTCAGTGGGTAGTAGAGCGGATTTTTACTTTTAATACGACATTGAGTGTCATCATCAATTTCATCGGTGGAATTTACTTTATCTACCTATTACTAAAGGAGAGTCGATCTAAATGA
- a CDS encoding ABC transporter ATP-binding protein produces MIQVRELTKLYGKKQVVENVSVDIQRGQITSFIGPNGAGKSTLLSMVSRLLDADTGEVLIDSTNTKKLKSNEFSKRVSILKQSNYMNVRLTIRELVSFGRFPYSKGRLNDEDEKMVDQSIDYMDLKDMENAYLDELSGGQRQRAFIAMVIAQDTDYILLDEPLNNLDMKHSVQIMKILRRLVDDLGKTVVIVLHDINFASVYSDRIVALKNGRVVKDGPTEEIIQSAALKEIYDMDIPIQQMNNCRICVYFNS; encoded by the coding sequence ATGATTCAAGTTCGCGAATTGACAAAGCTGTACGGAAAAAAACAAGTTGTCGAAAATGTCTCTGTTGATATCCAGCGCGGTCAAATTACATCGTTCATTGGCCCAAATGGCGCGGGAAAGTCTACATTGTTATCGATGGTCAGTCGTTTGTTAGATGCAGATACCGGCGAAGTGCTTATTGATTCAACCAACACCAAAAAGTTGAAATCCAATGAGTTTTCAAAACGCGTATCCATATTAAAACAGTCGAACTACATGAATGTCCGCTTGACGATTCGTGAGCTTGTCTCTTTTGGTCGCTTTCCCTATTCAAAAGGCCGCCTAAATGACGAAGACGAGAAAATGGTCGATCAATCAATTGATTATATGGATTTAAAGGACATGGAAAACGCTTATCTTGATGAATTGTCGGGTGGACAACGCCAACGTGCATTTATCGCCATGGTGATTGCCCAAGACACCGATTATATCTTGCTGGATGAACCGTTAAATAATTTGGACATGAAGCATTCTGTTCAAATTATGAAAATTTTACGCCGCTTGGTTGATGATTTGGGCAAAACAGTGGTGATTGTTTTACATGATATTAACTTTGCTTCTGTTTACTCAGATCGTATCGTGGCGTTAAAAAATGGTCGCGTCGTAAAAGATGGACCAACTGAAGAGATTATTCAAAGTGCTGCATTAAAAGAAATTTACGATATGGATATCCCCATTCAACAAATGAATAACTGCAGAATTTGTGTGTATTTTAATTCTTAG
- a CDS encoding siderophore ABC transporter substrate-binding protein, with product MKKWILVAFTLMMVTILAACGSTEETTESATANAEAEEITVTHELGETTFTKNPEKVVVFDYGVLDSLDKLGVESVTGVPQESLPAYLEKYEDAEKYENVGTLKEADFEAIHVMDPDLIIISGRQADMYEEFAEIAPTMYMAVDTENYMESFEENMTTLGEIFGKEDQVGEELATIDAQIERVKAMVSESDEKALITLANEGKVSAYGAASRFGLIHDVFGVKQADEGIEASTHGQSISYEYILETNPDMMFVVDRNAVVGNGTNAAESLENELVQKTNAYKNDKIIYLDPDYWYLSGGGLQSVAQMVTDVQSAFE from the coding sequence ATGAAAAAATGGATATTGGTCGCATTTACGTTAATGATGGTAACAATTTTAGCTGCTTGTGGGTCAACCGAAGAAACAACTGAATCTGCTACAGCAAATGCAGAAGCGGAAGAAATAACAGTAACGCATGAACTAGGTGAAACAACTTTTACCAAGAATCCAGAAAAAGTGGTGGTTTTTGATTATGGAGTTCTTGATTCATTAGACAAACTTGGAGTTGAATCAGTTACTGGAGTGCCACAAGAATCTTTACCAGCTTACTTAGAAAAATATGAGGATGCGGAAAAATACGAGAATGTTGGGACGCTGAAAGAAGCTGATTTTGAAGCAATCCATGTTATGGACCCAGATTTGATTATTATTTCTGGACGTCAAGCAGATATGTACGAAGAGTTTGCTGAAATTGCGCCTACGATGTATATGGCTGTAGATACAGAAAATTACATGGAATCATTTGAAGAAAATATGACAACACTTGGTGAAATTTTCGGGAAAGAAGATCAAGTAGGCGAAGAACTTGCAACGATTGATGCACAAATTGAAAGAGTGAAAGCGATGGTAAGTGAGTCGGACGAAAAAGCATTAATTACGCTTGCGAATGAAGGGAAAGTAAGTGCGTACGGTGCAGCTTCTCGTTTTGGTTTGATCCATGATGTGTTTGGTGTCAAACAGGCCGACGAAGGCATTGAAGCGTCGACTCATGGACAAAGCATTTCATATGAATATATTTTGGAAACAAACCCAGACATGATGTTTGTGGTTGACCGAAATGCGGTAGTGGGCAATGGGACAAACGCAGCTGAATCGCTTGAAAATGAATTGGTTCAAAAAACAAACGCTTATAAAAACGATAAAATTATCTACTTAGATCCAGATTACTGGTACCTCTCAGGGGGCGGATTGCAGTCTGTCGCTCAAATGGTAACAGACGTTCAATCTGCATTTGAATAA
- a CDS encoding ammonium transporter, with translation MEAVQSSVDMIWVMLGAMLVFFMHAGFAMVESGFTRSKNTLNILMKNMITVSLGSILYFIVGYALMFGPSSFGLIGTQGFALSGVEDIGFFVFQAVFAATCATIISGAVAERMNLSAYILLTIAMTAVIYPIVGHWVWGGGWLAQIGFIDFAGSTVVHLTGAVAALVAAWKIGPRIGKYSGKSVNTIPGHSLPLGALGVFILWLGWFGFNGGSTLAADPALVPIVIANTLLAASAGIIATASYTRLRYGRIDASLTMNGALAGLVGITAGAANVSFVGAIVIGLLAGVIMTEAIRLLDSKIRIDDPVGAISVHGIAGIWGTLAIGLFDTTGGLLYGGGVEILGIQAVGVFAVVAWASISTGLVLLAIGSIVPLRVTAEDEEAGLDFSEHGSQAYSMQDVLHGSPVGHNNSFAHRLNQLGEVPTPTPKKSIS, from the coding sequence ATGGAAGCAGTTCAAAGTTCAGTAGATATGATATGGGTGATGCTCGGGGCTATGTTGGTATTTTTTATGCACGCAGGATTTGCGATGGTGGAATCAGGTTTCACTCGTTCTAAAAACACATTAAATATATTAATGAAAAATATGATTACTGTTTCACTAGGCTCTATTCTTTACTTTATCGTTGGATATGCACTGATGTTTGGTCCTTCTTCTTTTGGATTAATCGGTACTCAAGGGTTTGCACTATCAGGTGTTGAAGATATCGGATTCTTTGTCTTCCAAGCTGTTTTTGCGGCTACTTGTGCTACCATCATTTCAGGTGCTGTAGCAGAACGGATGAATTTATCCGCCTATATTTTGTTAACTATCGCGATGACTGCTGTTATCTACCCAATTGTTGGTCACTGGGTATGGGGTGGCGGTTGGTTAGCACAGATCGGTTTTATCGATTTCGCCGGTTCGACAGTCGTCCACTTAACAGGTGCTGTAGCTGCTTTGGTTGCAGCTTGGAAAATCGGACCTCGCATTGGGAAATATAGCGGGAAATCCGTGAATACCATTCCAGGACACAGTTTACCACTCGGGGCTTTAGGCGTTTTCATCCTATGGCTTGGTTGGTTTGGCTTTAATGGCGGGAGCACATTAGCAGCTGATCCTGCACTTGTGCCAATCGTCATTGCCAATACACTATTAGCTGCTTCTGCTGGGATTATCGCCACTGCCAGCTATACTCGACTACGCTATGGACGCATTGACGCTTCGTTAACCATGAACGGTGCTCTTGCCGGACTTGTCGGCATTACTGCTGGCGCTGCAAACGTTTCTTTTGTGGGTGCGATTGTTATTGGTTTATTGGCAGGCGTAATCATGACGGAAGCAATTCGTTTACTCGATTCAAAAATTCGTATTGACGATCCAGTCGGCGCTATTTCCGTTCACGGGATTGCCGGTATTTGGGGAACACTTGCCATCGGATTGTTTGATACGACTGGTGGATTACTATATGGAGGCGGAGTTGAAATTCTCGGTATACAAGCTGTCGGCGTTTTCGCTGTTGTTGCATGGGCTTCTATATCAACGGGATTGGTGTTATTGGCTATCGGCAGCATCGTTCCACTTCGAGTTACTGCTGAAGATGAAGAAGCTGGCTTGGACTTTTCAGAACACGGGTCACAAGCTTACTCGATGCAAGATGTTTTGCACGGTTCACCTGTCGGACACAACAATTCATTTGCACATCGATTAAACCAGCTTGGCGAAGTACCTACTCCTACTCCTAAAAAATCAATCTCTTAA
- a CDS encoding P-II family nitrogen regulator — protein MKKIETIIRPSVFGDVRQALALEGIDGLSVTEIAGIGKQEGRVGLFRGNAYKMEFSPKLKLEMVVDDHKVEDIIQALLEYASTGQVGDGKIFIYPVEEAIRIRTKERGAVAIG, from the coding sequence ATGAAAAAAATCGAAACTATTATTCGTCCATCCGTGTTTGGAGATGTTCGCCAAGCTTTAGCACTTGAAGGAATAGACGGATTGAGTGTAACGGAAATTGCAGGAATCGGAAAGCAAGAAGGTCGAGTAGGCTTATTCCGCGGAAATGCCTATAAGATGGAATTTTCTCCAAAACTAAAGTTAGAAATGGTGGTGGATGACCATAAAGTCGAAGATATCATCCAAGCTTTACTGGAATATGCATCTACAGGACAAGTGGGAGATGGCAAGATTTTCATTTATCCGGTTGAAGAAGCAATCAGAATTAGAACAAAAGAACGCGGCGCTGTCGCGATTGGATAA
- a CDS encoding uracil-DNA glycosylase produces MKIRGDFVYKIPEELVALGKERIDGYPVEGFVWGSGPENPAIMLVGEAPGENEIETGIPFTGRAGKELMASLQGVGLAREDVYITSAVRSRPYKWGTKKKRNGEMVERKYNRAPTKKEIIAHAPILDKEIQDIHPPLIVTLGNVGLQRLIGPKAKVTELHGVLIETPILYWDDANNCFKETDEVYHIFPTFHPASVFYNPPVRELKDEDWRRLKELLGKVE; encoded by the coding sequence ATGAAAATTAGGGGTGATTTCGTGTATAAAATTCCAGAAGAATTAGTTGCGCTTGGTAAAGAAAGAATTGATGGATATCCGGTTGAGGGATTTGTGTGGGGAAGTGGTCCGGAAAATCCGGCGATTATGCTAGTAGGAGAGGCTCCAGGAGAAAACGAAATCGAAACAGGAATTCCTTTTACAGGGCGGGCAGGAAAAGAATTAATGGCTTCTTTGCAAGGTGTCGGTTTGGCGAGAGAAGATGTTTATATTACAAGTGCGGTCCGCAGCAGACCGTATAAATGGGGAACTAAAAAGAAGCGCAATGGTGAAATGGTCGAACGGAAATACAACCGTGCACCAACAAAAAAAGAAATTATTGCTCATGCACCGATATTGGATAAGGAAATTCAAGACATTCACCCGCCGCTAATTGTGACGTTAGGAAATGTTGGTTTACAAAGGTTAATTGGACCGAAAGCAAAAGTTACAGAACTCCATGGGGTGCTGATCGAAACGCCAATACTATATTGGGATGATGCAAATAACTGCTTTAAAGAAACCGATGAGGTGTATCATATTTTTCCTACATTCCATCCAGCTAGCGTTTTTTATAATCCGCCTGTGCGTGAATTGAAAGATGAAGATTGGCGTAGGTTAAAAGAACTTTTAGGGAAAGTAGAATAA
- the zupT gene encoding zinc transporter ZupT, with translation MDSNVLFALGLTLFAGLATGIGSLIAFFASRTNTKFLSISLGFSAGVMIYVSMIEIFFKAKDALTNAQGEVVGYWLTLAGFFGGMIFMAMVDRILPKLGNPHEVKKVEDMDDGPTNDEYARLRKMGIFTALAIGIHNFPEGIATFMSAIQDPALGIAIAIAVAIHNIPEGIAVSVPIYYATGSRLKALQYSFLSGISEPVGAIAAWLFLMPFLSDTLFGVIFAGVAGIMVFISLDELLPAAKRYDEAHLSIYGLVAGMAVMAVSLVLIV, from the coding sequence ATGGATAGTAATGTATTATTTGCACTCGGTTTAACTCTGTTTGCTGGACTTGCTACGGGAATCGGCAGTTTAATCGCATTTTTTGCCTCGCGCACGAATACGAAATTTTTATCGATTTCATTGGGTTTTTCAGCTGGAGTTATGATTTACGTTTCAATGATTGAAATTTTCTTTAAAGCAAAAGATGCTTTGACGAATGCACAAGGAGAAGTTGTGGGGTATTGGTTAACGCTTGCGGGTTTTTTTGGCGGAATGATTTTCATGGCAATGGTCGATCGCATTTTGCCGAAGTTGGGGAATCCGCATGAAGTAAAAAAGGTCGAGGATATGGATGATGGCCCAACAAATGATGAATATGCCCGATTACGAAAAATGGGTATTTTTACAGCGTTAGCGATCGGGATTCATAATTTCCCTGAAGGCATTGCTACATTTATGTCGGCTATACAAGATCCGGCTCTTGGTATTGCGATTGCAATCGCCGTAGCAATACACAATATTCCTGAAGGTATTGCGGTTTCGGTACCAATTTACTACGCAACGGGAAGTCGGTTAAAAGCTTTGCAGTACAGTTTTTTATCGGGTATTTCGGAGCCAGTTGGAGCGATTGCGGCATGGTTGTTTTTAATGCCGTTTTTAAGCGACACGTTGTTCGGCGTTATTTTTGCAGGTGTTGCGGGGATTATGGTCTTTATCTCACTTGACGAGCTATTGCCTGCTGCAAAACGATACGATGAAGCCCATTTGTCTATTTATGGATTAGTAGCCGGTATGGCTGTTATGGCTGTTAGCTTAGTGTTGATTGTTTAA
- a CDS encoding DUF4003 family protein — MDRKHIKQTFSEVSKTTGWAVDKRISLAVTNIYLGRGRNFDAGLHEEAVNIIKKNEGWTSPLRSHLLHVAAAFMVLKEESIESSLKLVNQNQQALNDAGFWKTSYTYLAALLMKSPEEAERARALYEEMKKHHKFLTSNEDIPYAALLGSREGTVEERAATMNMYYKDLREQGFSMGNDLQWLSQIMTFESPVYNPEMVGKVVAIQQFLKDEKVKIKYAQYPILGFLAVTGVGGNALNEIVSNTRELESEKMFRWYKDMAFSTAVQQTMADNIEVQNIADMAFSTSLEALMQAQQAAMMVSINAAIISSTNNSST; from the coding sequence ATGGATCGTAAGCACATTAAACAAACTTTCTCAGAAGTGTCAAAAACAACTGGTTGGGCAGTAGACAAGCGAATATCATTAGCTGTCACCAATATATACTTAGGGCGTGGGCGAAATTTTGATGCCGGATTGCATGAGGAAGCCGTCAATATTATTAAAAAAAATGAAGGATGGACTTCTCCGTTGCGATCTCACTTACTCCATGTTGCAGCTGCTTTTATGGTGTTAAAAGAAGAAAGTATAGAAAGCTCGTTAAAATTGGTGAATCAAAATCAACAAGCACTTAACGATGCAGGATTTTGGAAAACATCGTATACGTATTTAGCGGCGTTATTGATGAAAAGTCCTGAAGAAGCAGAACGTGCAAGAGCCTTATACGAAGAAATGAAGAAACATCATAAATTTCTAACATCGAATGAAGATATTCCTTACGCAGCCTTATTGGGGAGCAGAGAAGGAACTGTTGAAGAACGAGCGGCGACTATGAATATGTATTACAAAGACTTACGGGAACAAGGGTTTTCGATGGGGAATGACCTGCAATGGTTGTCTCAAATTATGACGTTTGAATCTCCAGTTTATAATCCGGAAATGGTCGGAAAAGTAGTGGCGATTCAGCAATTCCTTAAAGATGAAAAAGTCAAAATTAAGTATGCGCAATATCCTATTCTTGGTTTTTTGGCAGTAACAGGAGTAGGTGGCAATGCGCTAAACGAAATTGTGTCGAACACCCGTGAACTCGAAAGTGAAAAAATGTTTCGTTGGTATAAAGATATGGCATTTTCAACGGCAGTCCAACAGACAATGGCTGATAATATAGAAGTTCAAAATATTGCCGATATGGCTTTTTCTACATCATTGGAAGCGTTGATGCAAGCTCAACAAGCAGCAATGATGGTCAGTATTAATGCCGCGATTATTTCATCAACTAATAATTCCTCCACTTAA
- a CDS encoding MFS transporter: MSTSVEKKPGTISRNKLLGIAGLGWLFDAMDVGILAFIIAALHADWGLTSNQMGWIGSVNSIGMAVGAFVFGIYADRVGRKKIFIITLLLFSIASGISAFTTTLAAFMILRFFVGMGLGGELPVASTLVAESVPARERGRVIVLLESFWAAGWLVAAIISYFIIPSFGWRVALLLTALPAFYAIYLRINLPDSPQFSAKKDVLRSVSMNIKDVWSKKYRRPTLMLWIVWFMVVFSYYGMFLWLPSVMVLKGFTLIKSFQYVLIMTLAQLPGYFTAAWLIERVGRKFVLVTYLIGTAASALAFGNADSITGLIVAGAFLSFFNLGAWGALYAYSPEQYPTVIRGTGTGMAAAFGRIGGILGPLLVGTLLTAEIGINVIFAIFCGAILIAAMAVAFLGTETKQMELE, translated from the coding sequence ATGTCAACTTCAGTTGAAAAAAAACCAGGTACGATATCAAGAAACAAATTATTAGGCATTGCTGGGCTCGGATGGCTCTTTGACGCAATGGATGTTGGTATTTTAGCTTTTATAATTGCGGCACTTCATGCAGATTGGGGATTAACTTCTAATCAAATGGGTTGGATTGGAAGTGTAAACTCCATCGGGATGGCGGTTGGGGCGTTTGTTTTTGGGATTTATGCTGACCGTGTAGGTAGAAAGAAAATATTTATCATTACACTTTTGTTGTTTTCAATTGCTAGTGGTATTTCTGCATTTACTACAACACTTGCAGCATTTATGATTTTACGATTTTTTGTAGGAATGGGATTGGGTGGAGAACTTCCGGTAGCTTCTACTTTGGTAGCAGAAAGTGTACCGGCAAGAGAACGAGGTCGCGTGATTGTGTTGCTGGAAAGTTTCTGGGCGGCTGGCTGGTTAGTAGCTGCGATAATTTCGTATTTTATCATTCCGTCTTTCGGCTGGCGCGTAGCCCTATTGTTAACGGCGTTACCAGCGTTTTACGCCATATATTTGCGCATCAATTTACCAGATTCTCCACAGTTTTCTGCCAAAAAAGATGTGTTACGCTCGGTTTCTATGAATATTAAAGACGTGTGGTCAAAGAAATACAGACGCCCTACATTGATGTTGTGGATTGTGTGGTTTATGGTAGTCTTTTCATACTACGGAATGTTCTTATGGTTGCCGAGTGTAATGGTATTAAAAGGCTTCACGCTTATTAAAAGTTTTCAATACGTATTGATCATGACACTTGCGCAGTTACCAGGGTATTTTACAGCAGCGTGGCTGATCGAACGTGTTGGGCGGAAATTTGTATTGGTTACGTATTTGATCGGAACGGCAGCCAGTGCTTTAGCTTTCGGAAATGCTGATTCTATTACAGGTTTGATTGTGGCGGGTGCCTTCTTATCCTTCTTTAACCTAGGGGCTTGGGGTGCGTTGTACGCCTATTCGCCAGAGCAATATCCAACGGTTATTCGTGGAACGGGAACGGGGATGGCTGCAGCATTTGGTCGTATTGGTGGTATTCTTGGACCTCTACTAGTGGGTACGCTTTTAACTGCTGAAATCGGTATTAACGTGATTTTTGCGATTTTCTGTGGAGCTATTCTTATTGCAGCTATGGCTGTAGCATTTCTTGGAACCGAAACAAAACAAATGGAATTAGAATAA
- a CDS encoding GNAT family N-acetyltransferase, with protein MELIIYSDSSVFEERVSPLLNRNEDSNSLFLGILGQIQANRYDDYFLALAETDEEVVAACLMTPPHALQLVVFRQFPEIEKEIAVHLQNLGIKVSGIVGEQETSRLFAEAWTSHTGEQVKVLMDQGLYRIDAVNKGLQKSEGSWRVASNKDAKLLIEWYKLFEEETGIDRRSTQEQATQRIEEFLERKEVYVWEVGGMVVSCMKKGRPSKNGITVSFVFTPVAYRKKGYARTLVAEVTDELLLEYDFVMLYTDLSNPTSNKIYREIGYEQIANPVHLIFEEE; from the coding sequence ATGGAATTGATCATTTACTCGGATTCATCGGTTTTTGAGGAGCGTGTATCACCTTTATTAAATCGGAACGAAGATAGCAATAGTTTATTTTTAGGGATACTTGGGCAGATTCAAGCTAATAGATATGACGATTACTTTCTAGCGTTGGCCGAAACAGACGAGGAGGTTGTTGCGGCATGCTTAATGACGCCCCCGCATGCCTTGCAATTAGTGGTATTTCGTCAGTTTCCTGAAATTGAAAAAGAAATTGCGGTTCACTTACAAAATCTTGGCATTAAAGTCAGTGGGATTGTCGGTGAACAAGAAACATCCCGCCTTTTTGCAGAAGCCTGGACAAGTCATACTGGCGAACAAGTAAAAGTATTAATGGATCAAGGTTTGTACCGCATCGATGCGGTCAATAAAGGTCTGCAAAAAAGTGAAGGATCTTGGCGAGTTGCGAGCAATAAAGACGCAAAGCTGTTGATAGAGTGGTATAAACTGTTTGAAGAAGAAACGGGAATTGATCGTCGTTCTACGCAAGAACAAGCTACCCAACGGATTGAGGAATTTTTAGAGAGGAAAGAAGTTTACGTATGGGAAGTGGGTGGAATGGTTGTCTCATGTATGAAAAAAGGACGCCCTTCAAAAAACGGCATAACAGTTTCTTTTGTTTTCACACCCGTGGCTTATAGAAAGAAAGGATATGCTAGGACGTTAGTGGCGGAAGTTACAGACGAATTGTTGCTAGAGTATGATTTTGTTATGCTTTATACAGACCTTTCAAACCCAACATCCAATAAAATTTATAGAGAAATCGGTTATGAACAAATTGCAAATCCCGTTCACCTTATATTTGAAGAAGAATAA